aaaaaaaaaacaggtcaGACCAATCTATTTTCTAGAACCATTTCATAAAATTCCACTGCATGcctccaaccaaacacagcTACACGATGGGCTGGACGAAAGGGGGGACGGGCCAGCTTCCGCATGCCCGGGCCTTAATCGGCTCTTCCAATGGGCTGAAGCCCAACCCAAGTAGTCCGGACCAGAGCGAGTCGCCTGTCCTCTCCTGGTGCGTGCGAACCCTGGTTCGAGCCCGACACCGATGCCTTTGCCCGCAAATACAACTCGCCCCCTCCTATTCTCACAAACCCCACACTCCGCACCTTCTTGCGCGACAAGCCGGAGCCGACGAGacgaccgcgccgccgtcgacgcgacctcctccgcccgccggGATCGGTAAGCGCCCTGTTCCCTTATcccaccgcctcctccgcgtACTCCCGGAAAGTGCCCGGACgcatcgccgccgctccccgcgcATGGCCGTACGTGATTTAGACGAGATCCCTAATCCGATCAAACCCTCCCCTCGCAACGGCCTCATCGAGTCTCCGAACTCGCGTCTGTGCATCCTCCCACCGTAGCAGGTCACATCGAAGGGATTATTCGTCTCATACTCGTCGGCGTCTTCCGCTTTACTGGACTGGTTTGGAGTGGAGATCCCTCCGGACCTGAGCCGATTTCTTTTGCCGGTGTAGAACCCTAACTTGCTCGGGTTTGTTCTGAGACTGAGAGTATTGTTCTGGTCTTCCCGATGCTATGAGCCTGTGAGCCATCGTACATAAATAGTCTTCGTGGGATGGATACCACTACAGTATATTTTCAGGAAACTTATGATGCTTAACTGAACCTCGTGTCCCCATGTTTGCTCCGCCCCTGGAGTCGGTGACAATTGTATATGTAGTATTGCGTCTGGCATGAACAATCGCATCTTGGTGCATTACCCATATGGTTAGACTAAAGGAATCCTGATTTCTCTGTAGGCAGCTAGCTTATTCACAAATCTATATAGCACACACCTTCTGATACCATGTACAAGTACTGATGGGTTTTTACGATACAAGGTTCATTAGACTTCCTACATGCTTTAAGACAAAATGCTTCACGTTGTACATCTGTCTGAATAGTTCTTTCaagtgctttttttttcatgaaggTTCTCCTGCATATACTTAACAGGGttattatgatttttttttccaggagAGAACTCTTGAACCAGTTTAAAGGTTGAAGCAACTTAACGATGAGTAGCATAGGAACTGGTTATGATCTGTCCGTCACCACGTTCTCCCCAGATGGCCGTGTCTTCCAGGTTGAGTATGCTGGCAAGGCTGTCGACAACAGCGGGTTTGATTTAGCTCCCtccctattttttttatgtacttTTTATGTCTGTGCAACTTCATGTTGAACTCTGGATGTTTCTGTGTAGGACTATCGTTGGGATCAAATGCAAAGATGGAATTGTCCTTGTAAGTGATTATTTCTggttttactctttttttttctcgaattGGTGTTAGCTTTTGCTTGTTTTGTGTGATATCCTGTTATGATGTTGGTCTGTAGGGTGTGGAGAAGCTGATTACATCAAAGATGATACTTGAGGGATCGAATCGGAGACTTCACTCTGTGCACCGGAACTCTGGCTTGGtaattttctttcatttctttACAGATAGGGTGGTCTGACTCAACTTATCCAGCAAGAATGTAGGATATATAGTGAAGTACATTATGTTTTTAACAGCTTTGTTAATTGCATTTTCCTTAAGGTAGAGATGAAATTGAGTCCTGTATTGTGTGCTTCTCTCTTTAGTGTGATTTTTTTATCATCATTTTTCTAACAAATTGCACTAATAACTAAGATAATTCTATGCTCATTTTCAGGCTGTGGCTGGGTTAGCAGCGGACGGTAGGCAGATAGTCTCGAGAGCGAAGTCAGAGGCAGCCAATTATGAAAAGTGAGAATTACCGAGACTTTTGGTTCAATCCAATTCTGTTTAGAACTGTATCTGAAGTTCTAATCCACCAGGGTTTACGGAGAACCCATGCCTGTTAAGGAGTTGGCTGACCGTGTAGCTAGCTATGTTCATCTGTGTACACTGTACTGGTGGCTCAGGTAAGACAGTCAACATGTTCTTGTTAAAGAAGATGGTTGCCTTCATCATGCTTGTTTACTTGATAGTTGAATAGATTTAAACTCTTTCTGTTTCAGGCCCTTTGGCTGTGGAGTTATTCTTGGAGGTTATGATAGGGATGGGCCACAGCTCTACATGATTGAACCTTCAGGCCTCTCCTACGTGAGTCTTACTCTCTAATACATGGTAGTTATTCCTTTTGCCTTTATTGATTAGCACTGAGCAAGGATAAGTTGGCTAGGTAATACATATTTTTATATCTTGTCGCATTCGGTGGTCAAATTTAATTTCACAATGAGGAGTCAACTTTGTTTACATGCAATAAGATGTGAAATGTCCATTTCAAAAGCACTAGATGCATGTGGAATTCGTGACTTACTTATTGAGTTTTGACAGAAATATTTTGGTGCTGCACTGGGTAAAGGAAGACAAGCTGCAAAAACGTAAGCCAATCAAGTTTTTAATAGTTTGTTTGTCGTATGGCTTATGCATTAATGCTCAATTTCTGTTTTGTCCCAAACTGCTAGGCCTCCTAAAGCATGTTGCCTTCTTGATAGTTTAATGTTGGTATAAATACCATGTTAATACTTAATAGTTTGAAATTAAACATTTAGGAATAATGGGAAAAAGAACGTTGTTCGTCTTCTCAATGATTTTGTATACATTATATGCACCGTCCATGATTATCATTTGTGCAGGTAGTAGTCTTAATAGTAGCACCACATTTCCATATTCAATGGATGATAGACACTCTTATTGCTTATACTAGGAGCTATTACCAGAACACGGCTTAGGCGGTATTTGGTTGCTTGCCACAGTTTTTGGTACATACGAGCTAGGCAAGTTTGACTTTGTTAAACTTGAATTATTTCTTTGCTAAATATGTAGCATGATGATGATACACTTTAATAACACTACCCACAAAATCATagacatttatttttgaaaatctcACCCCTGTCGTGAGCAATTCTCACCACAAAAGTTATGGCTTGCTACACATCTGGTGCAAAGTTCCGTAAAACATGGCAGCTAACTGAACATACCCTTAGTTTGGCATTTTTGTGGCTTGCTTACTCAACAAtttgtttctcttctttttgtgCATGCATTTTGGCTATGCCTAGTGATCAATGACCGCGTCTTCAGAGCCATAGCAGAAATAGTATTCTCGAATTTTAAATAATTCTTTGAATTGACTGAATGCCACAATGCAGAAGCATAACACTGACTGGGCATTAATGCAAACAACTCTATTATACTAGATGAGTAGCATTTACATGGTGTAAATACATCGACCTTTAATATTTTGTCCGTGTATTTGTTTTCCGGAATCTGGGGTTCAAGGGAAGAGTCGTAAATTGGCCTAACACATATACTGGCTAATTATCACATTGAGAGCTTTATTTTATATAAAACTTGTGTGATTCAAGATGTTTCCGTACATAATATTTATGACATGTTTACCTTGCATTTCTATTCATAAATGATTGTTTTATATTCCGGTTCATCTAATTTAATGTTGTCCTACAGCGAAATAGAGAAATTGAAGCTTTCTGAGCTAACGTGCCGGGAAGGCATCGTTGAGGTCGCCAAGATGTATGTCCTAAATCTTTTACCGTATCACTGCAAGTTTCTGCCTGAGTTATCACCCAAAATATTATGTCATGTTTGTCCTAGAAGTTTGTCATATGTGCCAAAGATGGGCCAGTAGTTGTTAATGATTATGGATTTTCTCTCCAGAAAGAATAACATTGTAGTTAGTCATAGACTCTCATAGGAGCCTGGTCATACTTTTGCATTGTTTATGGTCCTTGGTATCATGATTTTATTCCTACAAGCAGTAGTTATGGTTGCAATATTCCATTACAAGTAAGCGATGTGATGGCTAACTAAGGcttattgttttttcttagcACAGATTCGTGTGCCATGGTCCAACAATATAGGGCTTATAGGTTTTAAATAGCACATGTTCTTACTCTTTGTCAGTGGACTGATGTCCTGTCTAGGGATGCTTTTTGCTGTGTGCGTGGAGAACTGACTGCGGCAAGTTTGACACTTGAAAGAATTAACTGACTGACCTTTCTTTTTCTACATACAGAATTTATGGTGTACACGATGAAGCGAAAGACAAGTCTTTCGAGTTGGAACTGAGCTGGGTATGTGATGAATCGAACCGTCAGCATGAGAAGGTAAAAAACAACTATGCATGGAATAATTATTGTCCCTTGTAATTCGTGGCCTTTTTCCTGAAACCTTGTCGACTTGCCATACCATACAGGTTCCAAACGATCTTCTGGAGCAGGCCAAAGCAGCAGCGCAAGCAGCGCTTGAGGAGATGGATGCTGACTAAGAAAAGAACCCCGCGAATATTCTCTTCCCATTTACTTTGAGGGGTGTAATAGATACATGATCCTCAGAATGTTGCTTTCGGTTCCATCCCAGTCGAGGTAGCAGGCTCGTGTTGTTTGGGTTCTGACGAATTGCATTCTGCTTGCTCTGGATCTTAATTTATTCAGTTCTGAACGACCTGGAAATTTGATGAGTACAACTAGCTTTTCATTCTAAACCATTACAGCCCTGACCTCAGATTTGTTCGCCGCTGTGTCCCGCCTCAGGGTGCTGGCGAACTTGTCCTAAATTCCTAATCAGTATAACAACATACGGAGATTCTTAGGGTTGAGTATAGTGAAGAACAGTATACGAGTGAAGACGCAAGTAGTGTCCTGACTCCTGAAAATACTACTCCCACTGAGGGTAAAATGCATTTTGTATGTATCAAAATAGTCTATTTTGCACAGAgcgtaaaaaaaatactagtaGATTAGAACATTTTGCACAGAGCATAAAAATACAaccttttctttgttttgcaAAATGAAGGGAGCGATTACTCGACAACATGGACGATGGAGGATTGGAGGGTACTAAAATACTCCCACTAACCGCTGAGGGTGTAGTCTCCCATCGTATTCTGCATCTTGGCCGAGTTTGGCCTAGCTAAGCAAATGCAGGTTAGAGGTTAGAAGAGAGTGTTTGGTTGCTCTTCTAATGCCCGTGGTGATGCTCCATACCCTGAACTAATTCCAACGCAGCCAACAACTTTGCCATGGAGAATGTCTTTGCGTCAACTGTGCCTTGCGGCCCGCTTTGCCGTCTCAAATATCCTTCTCCTCGCTCGCCGGCGATAACTTCTTGACAacaccttctttttttttttttgagaaagcaAGGTCATATATTAATCAACCAACGCTTACAAAAATATCtttaaagtaaaataaaattacacgCAAGTTCTTGTTGGTAAACGTCGTTGTCTTCCTCGTGCACTCGCCGGTGGCATGCCGTGAGCGAAACTTGATGCTGTCTCTGGACCTCCGAACCACATTGTAGCTAGGTAAATGTTGTTGACGTAGCAGCCAGGAAGGTGCCGGTCGGAGTCAGAAGACACCGGCGATAGTGATCTGAGAAACAAACCACCATCCTAGAGAAGAAGGCGACGAAGAAGGTTGGATGATCATCCCTGATCCGGCCAGTCGGACCTGAGAAGACGTGGGCTCACTAACTCCACGATGAGATCGAAGTTGGCCGAGCCTCGCCGATCAAAAAAGAACCAATAAACCGAAACACACAAATTAcctgcaaaacacaaacacaaatcTAGATGCACCACTCCCAGAAGAGCAGCGGCCAACTGCCTCAACGCCAAACTCAGCCACTCTCTCCCGATTCTTGTCCCACTTCGTCCACCTCAACCTTCGATGGCTGAGGAGGTTGGGGACGACAATGTCGTTCAGTGGTGGCGTTGGCGCTGGCCCTCACCGACCGCCCCCTTCGAAGGATGGATGGCTCCTCGCCCAAAGATGTTGCTCCAAATTTGAGagtttttacggtaccccggtACTCCTTTCTAACCGATGGAGTACCGTCATGATCTAGCACTATATTTTTAAGGGTAATTTAGCCATTTTTATTTGTAATATAGGGTTACCCTTTGACTTTTGTCCATCATCTCCGATCGACCGGGCGTCTCATTGCAACATAACGCAcaccgccggcagcggcggatcAAGGGCACGAAGCCGCCGTCTTCCCAATTGAGAGGATGCACGGCAACTGACTCCTTCAAATATCGCGATTTATCCTCCCAGGCAAAAGCCACTAGTCCAGCATGCAGTTAATTAGATGTGAATTGACTTGTTCGTTTGGTCAGATTCCCAAACAAGATTAGTTTAATGGCAATTGGGAGATGGGAGTGAGCGTTTGCGTCTGCGCATGCATGGTGAATGTGATATGCGGCTATTCGCGATGATCATCACCATATACGAGATATACAGCCTAAGGTATAGAGTAGGAAGTTAGGAACATTAATTAAGAGGAAACAATGAGCGTGTTAGAGATTCATGGCGGATCAGCGGCTTGGAGCTGAGACATAAGTGCGGCATGAGTTGCACCTAGATGATCAAACTGTCAGGCTCATCTCCGTCGATCGCCCGCCCGAATTGACTCTTCAAATTAGGATTTGTAGGCAGAAGCTAAACCAATGGGAAGAAATACCGCAATATGCTTGTCTATTGAAAAACGTATTGATGAAAATTGTATTCAGATTACAATTTTACCGATGGTACTCCCTGACTTTTTAGGATGGTACTCCATAATGTTGGTGTTGGAGTACCAACTATCCTCAACCATCAGATCGGGATGAATAAACGGTCTATATTTATTCCGGGGTACGGTAAAAGAGCTCACGAATCTATACTCCGTGCAAGCATAGCCGCAAGAAAAACTGTACTCTGAAGGAGGCCATTATAAATAGATGGTGGATCAAAGGTTTGCAACGTCTGAACAGTTTGGAGGCACTTCAGCTCTTTATTTCTCttgatgggttcgttgcatggaaaagaaaatttttCCGACGAGAattgcggaagaaacccaagataaTATCTACTAAATGTAAATAACGAGAGGgattatgagcatcataccctcgtagaccacagcgttacgatcacgggatcgttgttggcgtagtggtactttcgatgagatcgatctcaacgtacggcacctccttggtatccacacgtacggcttgatgtcgtctcctccttcttgatccagcaagacgAGGGGGAGAGGTTGatgagatcccggcagcactaCGGCGTGGTGTAGGATATGGTGGAGAGTTCcacgggcagggcttcgcTGCGCACGGGAGAGAATTAgaggggctcaggggagagagatccagaTGAGTACTTGGTGTGTTCTCTCCGCCTGCCCCacccctctatttatataggggtggTGGTCAGGGTTTGCCCCTCCTCCAAGAAAAGGCTAGGGCCGGCTAGAGGAGTCCCGGAAGGATTCCTCCTTCTGTCCGGCCTCCCCACGCACCCATTAGgggataattaattagattgatccaattaattcatatagaggcccaattaaattctcaAGAATATTTCGgaacatttcagaaccttCTGAGAACTTCCGAAACCTTTTAGAATATTCCCGGTCAATATCGAAAATACCCCGAACTTTTCTGAAACCCTGAAAcagcttttccatatataaatctttatcttcggaccattccgaagctccccgtgatgtcctggatcccatccgagactccgaatcaatatTCGATATCAGCATCTATTATTTCATCAAATCCTAATgacattaagcgttaagtgtgtgaccctacgggtttgagagcatgtggacatgatcatatcaataaccaacagcgggacctggatgtccataatggttcccacatattccacaaagatctcatcggttgaaccacgatgtcaaggatttaattaatccggtatccaattccctttgtctcgcgatatattacttgcccgatatttgatcgtcggtatcaccatgcctagttcaatctcgttaccggcaagttctctttactcgtaccacaatataatatccccgtgactaaacacattagtcacatgcttgcaaggatgttatattaccgagagggcccagagatatctctccgtcacatggagtgacaaatctcagtcttgatccatacaacccaacaagcaccttccgagatacctgaagaatacctttatgatcacccagttacgagatgacggttgatgtcaCTACTAGAAATCACAATTTTCCCTAGGGCAAAAAACTTTACCTAGAGTTCATTTCTCTTTCCTAGGTAAAGTAAAGTTGCAAACAGTGTAACTCTAGGTAAAGAAAGTTTgcatccaaaaataaatgtgaaGTAAACTATACCTAGAGTTAATTTGAGCCCTAGGTAAAGAACGCCTCGTTGGCGCtcgatttttcttttattccgCGTGCTTCCTTGCTCGGGCCTAGTTGACAGTGACAGAAGCAGCGATGCACCACGGTCCACGGGAGAGAACAAAATATCCTTCCCTCCCATCTcaataaaaaacaaatcttgtcttctttctcctctagTCCCCTCCACGCCGCCCCACCCCGCCGTGCCCACCGCCGCCCTGCCTGCGACGTCCCCCCCTGCCGTGCCCACCGGCGCCGCTACTTATCCCACGAGGATCGCCACCCTACCGAGATCCCTTCTCTCCCCGTTTTTTCTCCGTATCGCTGCacctctcccttctctcccccttctcttcttcctcctacCGCTCCCCGGCCTGCTCGTGCTGCTGTCATCCCCAGATCAGCGGTACGGGGGATCCAagccccttcctctcctccagaTCCGGCCATCTCGGGTCCGGATCCGGCAGACGGGGCGGCAAGGGAGGCGGGCCGTGGCCCCGCCTTTCCCTGCTGCTCGAGGAGGCCAGACGCAAGGCGCCGGTCGATCTAGCCGTTCTCCTGCTCCGAAGCGGTTGTGGTCGCGGTCCAACATCCACTGCTCCGAAGGCCGCCGCTCGCAGTTCACCTCCTTCCGCAAGAGCAGGAGCAACACCAACAATCACGGGCACCGCCACTGCAGTGCGTACGTCGTGCCATCACCCATCCCGGCATTCAACCGTGGTGAGCCCATCTCCCTTTCCCCCCTTCTCTGCTGCAGCACCTGAAATCCCCCTTAGTAATCAAACAACACTTCTCTGCATGCAACAGATTTATTACTTGATTCTGTTGCATAGTTGCCATCCTTAGCTTGTTCATCAAGATGTCTCGGTAGTATCATGATAGAGAGGGTGTATTGAGCTGAGGCAGAATCATGTTTATAGCAAACTTCAAATATAACATGGAGCAGGAAGAGAAATTAGCGCTCTAGGTGAAATTAATTGGGAGAAATGGATGAGTGCTTAGCTGAGTTATGTGTTGTGAGGCCTCTAATTGAGCTAGTGTAAGTGATATATTATCATCAACTGCCTTCATCATTTTGATTAGATATTTATTCCAAGTTCTGAAGTGAAACTATTGGCTATTGTTTGCGCTAATTTTTGGTTCTTCTTTTGGGTATATCAGATAACTAATATTACAAGTAGCATTATTTGTTGTCTCTAATTATGTCATCATTTACTGATGGGATTACCTATACCTGTTATATTAGAGGTAGTTAGTTTTGTCATTCCATAACATGAATCAATTCCTTGAAGTATTACCACACCATCTATGGAATTTCTGTAATATCAAATCTCTATCTTTTTATATATTCCAAGGTAGATGTGAGTTGTATAGCAACCCATGTAGCTTCATTGTCTAGATAGATGTAAGTTCTGAAAATGTGTTTATCCATGTTTGCACTTGCAGAAGCCGATGACAAGGTGCCCAAGCATGCGCTCCATGGAGGTCGCTAATGAGGCATAAAATGAAATAGGGAAGGAGGTTTATATTGGCTTGACCAGGTTTCTAGATGTTTAATTGAGGCGATTGGAGCTTTACCTGCGCAAGCACATTACATTGGGTATATTGTATAGGAGAAAAAACAAGTATTCTATAGGTCATTCGATAGCCCCGCTTAGAATCGGTAGTCTGACGTCATCTATTAGAGCATAATTCTATCTCTATGCTTGTCCTTACCCTTGGTGATAATCATCTCAGGTTTCAGGGGAGGAATTCAAAACGACTATTGGAGCTTCATCCCATGCTTAAATTTGTCGATTCCCTGTGAGTTTCATTAATCTGTACTCATTTGTATTTGTGTCTTAGTATGCACTGCAATACTCTACATTATGAAAACAATGTTGTGGTTGAATCCATGGACAGCTATATATTGTAGCAATATTTCTACTACTGTAATGAGAGGTGTATGCAAGGTGTATGCGTGCGTGCGCGCGTGTGTGGTGATAATTAATGACATTCTTAGTCTGATAATCTATTCCATTGTATGTTGACCACCTCACCAACTCTGTACATCCCTATCCATACTCGTAAATGTACATGGATGCAGCCAATTCTTTTAAGATGAACCGACTGCtagtttctcttttttataaatttttgaACTGTCTAGCTTCCTTTCTGAAGTCATGTAGCATGCCACATGTTTGGACTGTCTAGCTTCATTTTTTATTCCATGGTGTTTCTCTGTATGTTCATTATAAAATTAGAAATAAAGCCACTGTGAGTTTATTCTGGTTGTCATATGCAAAGCCTTGATGAGTTTATCTTCTCAGCCTAATTAAATCATGGAGAGCTAACTGTAATTATCATTTTGTGCATATTTCATATATGAACAGAGGCAGTACATGTAGATTTTCTTTTAGCTTAACAGTACACACTTACTGGTTTGCTGATGAGATATTGTTTATTACCACCAATTTATATATATTGACGCTACCACATATATTCATCGAACTCCTAAAATGATTTTGATCTTATTTTCAGGAGCACAATGTCAGCTCAAATGTTTGTCCACTAGCCTGCTGCAAATCAAGAATGGGTTGTTTGGAGGTTTCTTCAACAAGTCTAGCATAGGAGCACTTGCTTTCTCATCGTGACAACAGTTGACATGTTGAGTCATGTTTTTTTGCATAGCAAACTCTAGCCATTCACTGATTTGTTATGACTGTACATCACGAACATGTTATTTGAATGAAGAGTGAGATTGATCGAAACAATTTGTGTTCTGTGCAATGTCTGCTGGTTATTATTTCTGGCTCCGTTTGAATATATTTGAATTATTGTCATTATGAATTCAAATACGGTCAATATGAATTCATGTATGGTCAATACAAATTATGGTTCCCTAGGGTGTATTTCAGATTCTAGTGGGTAAAGTCTTCTAggggaagatgatgatgtggcatatGCAACACCCATGTGATATCTTTTCCTAGAGTTCTAACCCCTAGGTAAAGAAATGTCTCCCTAGAGTTGCCAAAATGCCCCTAGGTAAAGTCCTCTTTACCCACCATACTATACCTAGGGAGCAGTCCCTAGGTGAAGCCTTTACCTAAGGTTTTTATGCTTTCACCTAGAGTATTTGGCACTAGGAAAAACGGTGATTTCTAGtttccacaaagtattcttccggtactagggagtgtcatgatctcatggtctaaggaaatgatacttgacataatgaAAGCATTatcaatttaaacttaagtgacacgatcaaaagttatgcttaggtttgggtctgtccatcacatcattctcctaatgatatgtcctcgttattaaatgacaacacattttctatggttaggaaatcttaaccatcttttaatcaacgagctaatcttgtagaggcgtattagggacacggtatttgtttatttatccacacatgtatttagtttcctgttaatacaattatagcatggataataaacctTTATAAggaacaaggaaatatgaataataacaaatttattactgcctctagggcatatttccaacagtctcccacttgcactagagtcaataatctagtttacattgtaataaatctaacacccatggagtcttggtgctgatcatgttttgctcgtggaagaggtttagtcaacGGGTCTGCAACATTCAGATCCATATGTACTTTGTaaatctttatgtcaccatccttgacatattcacgaatagtgtgaaaccggcgtttaatatgcttggaattcttgtgagaccatggctccttggcgttggctatggcatAAGTGTTGTCACAGTAGATGTCCATAGGATCCAACGCACTCGGAACTACACCAAGTTCGgatatgaactccttcatccaaaccCCTTCCAGCgccgcttctgaagcagccaTATATTCCGCctcagttgttgatgctgccacaacgctctgcttggaactcctccagctaacaacaccaccattcaaaataaatacgtatccggattgagacttagagtcatccggatcagtgtcaaaactagcatcgacgtaaccctttacgacgagctgttcgtcacctccataaacgagaaacatttccTTAGTTCTCtttaggtacttaaggatattcttaaccGCTGTCCAGTGCTCCATTCTtggatcactttggtacctgctagtcaaactaacagcatgaGACACATCTggtctagtacacagcatagcatacataatagag
The Brachypodium distachyon strain Bd21 chromosome 2, Brachypodium_distachyon_v3.0, whole genome shotgun sequence genome window above contains:
- the LOC100838471 gene encoding proteasome subunit alpha type-3; translated protein: MSSIGTGYDLSVTTFSPDGRVFQVEYAGKAVDNSGTIVGIKCKDGIVLGVEKLITSKMILEGSNRRLHSVHRNSGLAVAGLAADGRQIVSRAKSEAANYEKVYGEPMPVKELADRVASYVHLCTLYWWLRPFGCGVILGGYDRDGPQLYMIEPSGLSYKYFGAALGKGRQAAKTEIEKLKLSELTCREGIVEVAKIIYGVHDEAKDKSFELELSWVCDESNRQHEKVPNDLLEQAKAAAQAALEEMDAD